A region from the Desulfomarina profundi genome encodes:
- a CDS encoding corrinoid protein yields MSDLQNITQTLISGDGAALRGLVEEALGAGVSAGEILQDGLIAGMDIVGERMESGEMFIPEVLMAAQAMGESVEILKPLLAEGESSTAGKVILGTVKGDLHDIGKNLVVMMMESAGFDVIDLGVDVDPEKFVEAIKENKPDIVGISALLTTTMPMMKKSIDSIEESGLRNNLKIIVGGAPVNQAFADEIGADGYAPDAGAASKMAKAMYA; encoded by the coding sequence ATGTCAGATTTACAAAATATTACCCAAACCCTTATTTCCGGTGATGGAGCGGCCCTGCGCGGCCTGGTTGAAGAGGCTCTTGGTGCTGGTGTTTCAGCTGGTGAAATTCTTCAGGATGGGCTTATTGCGGGAATGGATATTGTCGGTGAGAGAATGGAGAGTGGTGAAATGTTCATTCCCGAGGTTCTCATGGCGGCCCAGGCCATGGGGGAATCGGTTGAAATTTTAAAACCCCTTCTGGCCGAAGGAGAGTCCTCCACAGCCGGGAAGGTGATACTTGGAACGGTAAAAGGTGATCTGCATGATATCGGTAAAAACCTGGTGGTCATGATGATGGAGAGTGCAGGTTTTGACGTTATTGATCTTGGTGTTGATGTTGATCCGGAGAAATTTGTTGAGGCTATCAAAGAGAACAAGCCCGATATTGTCGGAATTTCAGCACTGCTGACCACAACCATGCCCATGATGAAAAAATCCATCGATTCCATTGAGGAGTCCGGTTTAAGGAACAATCTGAAGATCATAGTCGGTGGTGCCCCAGTGAATCAAGCCTTTGCCGACGAGATTGGCGCCGACGGGTATGCACCGGATGCCGGTGCTGCATCTAAAATGGCCAAGGCAATGTATGCCTGA
- a CDS encoding trimethylamine methyltransferase family protein, translated as MYDRMQELNLAQMTKIHDASMELLKTTGIVVNEDEGLEIFKKHGYRVEGKTVFPTEEQIRKAIASVPPKFTIEARDPAKNVIIGEDDFAFFPGYGAPYIISPEGEQREATMEDYDTFCKLIQTSKYLDMNGWMMVEPADMPPSTVHMDMMLSNMLLCDKPFMGSPASREGALDGIEMASILWGGRDSIADKTVSISLINSLSPLQFAEEMVGSLIELARNNQACIVASLIMAGASGPVTLAGVLALQNAEILTGIALAQLVREGAPVVYGSTSSAMDMKTGALSIGAPELSKNVNYTAQMARFYNMPSRSGGGLTDALYPDAQAGAESALALYTAARNGVNVILHACGILGSYIAMSFEKFLIDEEVCGMVRQMLKPIDITDESIDIDMISTVGPGGQYLTHPKTFKLCRTEFFLPDLMARTNYDAWSAGGKKKVHEIADDQLSSRLAKYEKPDIDPGIEKELTEYVNKRKNG; from the coding sequence ATGTATGATAGAATGCAGGAGTTGAATCTGGCGCAGATGACAAAGATCCATGATGCGTCAATGGAACTCCTGAAAACAACCGGTATTGTAGTTAATGAGGACGAAGGTCTAGAGATTTTCAAAAAGCACGGGTACAGGGTCGAGGGAAAAACGGTTTTCCCGACGGAGGAACAGATCCGAAAGGCGATAGCGTCTGTCCCGCCCAAATTTACCATTGAAGCACGGGATCCCGCAAAAAACGTCATTATCGGCGAAGATGACTTCGCCTTTTTTCCGGGATATGGCGCCCCTTATATCATTTCACCCGAGGGTGAACAGCGGGAAGCGACAATGGAGGATTATGATACCTTCTGTAAGCTGATCCAGACCTCAAAATACCTTGACATGAACGGCTGGATGATGGTGGAGCCTGCGGATATGCCACCTTCTACAGTCCATATGGATATGATGCTTTCCAATATGTTGCTCTGCGATAAACCCTTCATGGGAAGTCCTGCTTCCAGGGAAGGGGCACTGGACGGGATAGAGATGGCGTCTATTCTCTGGGGAGGAAGGGACAGTATAGCTGATAAAACTGTGTCCATATCCCTGATCAATTCTCTCTCTCCCCTGCAGTTTGCCGAGGAGATGGTGGGATCTCTTATTGAGCTTGCCAGGAACAATCAGGCCTGTATCGTGGCCTCCCTTATCATGGCCGGTGCTTCCGGACCTGTTACCCTGGCGGGGGTCCTCGCCCTGCAGAACGCGGAAATTCTTACGGGAATTGCCTTGGCGCAGCTCGTGAGAGAAGGGGCTCCGGTAGTGTATGGCTCCACCTCATCTGCCATGGACATGAAAACCGGTGCCCTTTCCATCGGTGCCCCTGAACTGTCGAAAAATGTTAACTACACTGCACAGATGGCACGGTTCTACAACATGCCAAGCAGATCAGGAGGTGGTTTGACCGATGCCCTCTATCCGGATGCCCAGGCCGGGGCCGAATCCGCCCTGGCCCTGTATACTGCAGCCCGGAATGGCGTCAATGTTATTCTCCATGCCTGCGGTATTCTTGGTTCTTATATCGCCATGAGTTTTGAAAAATTCCTTATCGACGAGGAGGTCTGCGGCATGGTGCGGCAGATGCTGAAGCCCATAGATATAACCGATGAAAGTATAGATATAGATATGATCAGTACCGTGGGTCCCGGAGGGCAGTATCTGACCCATCCGAAGACCTTCAAGCTCTGCCGGACAGAATTCTTTCTCCCGGACCTGATGGCCAGAACCAACTATGACGCATGGAGTGCCGGAGGAAAGAAAAAGGTTCATGAGATTGCCGACGACCAGTTGAGCAGTCGCCTGGCAAAATATGAAAAGCCCGATATCGATCCTGGAATTGAGAAAGAATTGACTGAATACGTGAATAAGCGAAAGAACGGTTAA
- a CDS encoding sigma-54 interaction domain-containing protein, whose protein sequence is MEFSYGDMNGDSFDIREIDFISVMDSMDEGVIITDNRGVIQYYNETQAKIDGLDCQFVVGKKVTDIYQLSGDTSLIMLCIRLGKPIRNRTFFYKTKFGKIANTIHSIFPVYRGAVVYGTICFVKDYKILRNTTPVVSIPEVKPTRENGTSYTFADIIGHNHELVRSVNTSRVAADSVSPIMLIGETGTGKELFAQSIHNQSARSRKPYVAVNCAAIPENLLEGLLFGTTRGAFTGAMDKPGLLEQANGSTLFLDELLSMPLSLQAKMLRVLQEKKVRRIGSSQEINLNVKIITSVNKAPRDAIQDGELRIDLFYRVGVVMVKIPPLRDRSDDLEELINHFILTLNKALGTNVRSISSEVMNLFRGYNWPGNIRELEHLLEGALNIIGYDEELSMKHFSAVFESMENMNPPGVDTAAAPVASRRKSRFPEQVPVVTPGSGKTLVEYQAEQEKKAVSEVLLATEGNITRAAVLLGISRQLLHYKMKKHGLKRSAFTVE, encoded by the coding sequence ATGGAATTCTCATACGGTGACATGAATGGAGACAGCTTTGATATCCGTGAAATCGATTTTATTTCCGTAATGGACAGCATGGATGAAGGTGTCATTATAACAGATAATCGTGGAGTCATTCAGTACTATAATGAAACCCAGGCAAAGATCGATGGTCTGGACTGTCAGTTTGTTGTCGGTAAGAAAGTAACGGATATTTATCAGTTGAGCGGGGACACAAGCCTTATCATGCTCTGCATCCGCCTGGGAAAGCCTATTCGCAACCGGACGTTTTTTTATAAGACAAAATTCGGTAAAATTGCCAACACCATCCATTCCATTTTTCCTGTTTACCGGGGTGCCGTGGTTTACGGTACCATCTGTTTTGTAAAAGATTACAAAATTCTCAGGAATACAACCCCGGTCGTCTCCATCCCGGAAGTCAAACCAACCAGGGAAAACGGGACATCTTATACTTTTGCCGATATTATCGGCCATAATCATGAGCTGGTGCGGTCGGTTAATACGTCCAGAGTCGCAGCCGATTCGGTTTCTCCGATCATGCTTATTGGGGAAACAGGAACGGGAAAGGAGTTGTTTGCCCAGTCGATTCATAACCAGAGTGCGCGGAGCAGGAAACCGTATGTTGCCGTAAACTGCGCGGCCATTCCTGAAAATCTGCTGGAAGGCCTGCTCTTTGGCACAACCAGAGGGGCCTTTACCGGGGCCATGGATAAACCGGGGCTGCTGGAACAGGCCAATGGTTCCACCCTTTTTCTGGATGAACTGCTTTCCATGCCGCTTTCTCTGCAGGCCAAAATGTTGCGGGTTCTCCAGGAAAAAAAGGTTCGTCGCATTGGTTCCTCTCAGGAAATCAATCTTAATGTGAAGATCATCACTTCGGTTAACAAGGCACCCCGGGATGCCATTCAGGACGGAGAGCTGCGTATTGATCTGTTCTACAGGGTGGGAGTTGTCATGGTGAAAATTCCGCCCCTGCGGGATCGTTCTGATGACCTGGAGGAGCTGATCAACCACTTTATCCTGACCCTTAATAAAGCCCTGGGAACCAATGTCCGCTCCATCTCCAGTGAGGTTATGAATCTTTTCAGGGGATATAACTGGCCCGGTAATATCAGGGAACTGGAGCATCTGCTGGAGGGGGCACTCAATATTATCGGTTATGATGAAGAGCTTTCAATGAAGCATTTTTCCGCAGTTTTTGAATCCATGGAAAACATGAATCCGCCAGGTGTTGATACTGCTGCTGCGCCTGTTGCCTCCCGCAGGAAAAGCCGGTTCCCGGAACAGGTTCCTGTTGTGACTCCCGGTTCGGGAAAAACTCTGGTCGAATACCAGGCAGAGCAGGAAAAAAAGGCCGTGTCCGAGGTTCTACTGGCAACCGAAGGAAACATAACCCGGGCCGCGGTACTTCTGGGGATTTCCAGACAGCTTCTCCATTATAAGATGAAAAAGCATGGTTTGAAGAGATCTGCTTTTACAGTGGAATAA
- a CDS encoding CoA-transferase subunit beta yields MTASTDYTAQEIIVVAGAKILEDNKVVFVGTGLPMVASLLAKLTHAPGLIPVFEAGAVGPPLGVGLPLSVGDSKTFTGSSYVKGLNAAFEMTQRGYADFGFIGGAEVDMYGNLNSTMIGDFPDGYQIPKVRLPGSGGASDMAASCERTILIVPHDKRKFNEKLQYVTSPGHLEGSPNARFKAGLQGKGPYRVITTKAILDFDEETKRMRILRTFPGETVESVQEATGFELLVAPDVSTFEPPTMEEVRMIREDIDPHQAFVKRG; encoded by the coding sequence ATGACAGCTTCAACTGACTATACCGCCCAGGAAATAATTGTTGTGGCGGGAGCAAAAATACTGGAAGACAATAAAGTGGTCTTTGTGGGGACCGGCCTGCCGATGGTCGCATCCCTTCTGGCAAAACTGACCCATGCCCCGGGACTGATACCGGTTTTTGAAGCAGGTGCCGTCGGGCCTCCCCTGGGAGTCGGGCTGCCTCTTTCCGTTGGTGACTCCAAGACGTTTACCGGTTCTTCCTATGTAAAAGGATTGAACGCAGCTTTTGAGATGACCCAGCGCGGCTATGCCGATTTCGGTTTCATCGGCGGTGCCGAAGTGGATATGTACGGCAATCTAAATTCCACCATGATCGGAGATTTTCCCGACGGTTACCAGATCCCGAAAGTGCGCCTGCCCGGAAGTGGTGGTGCAAGTGATATGGCCGCGTCATGCGAGCGTACCATCCTTATAGTTCCTCACGACAAACGCAAATTTAATGAAAAGCTGCAGTATGTGACGAGCCCGGGGCATCTCGAGGGCAGTCCCAACGCGCGTTTCAAGGCGGGACTGCAGGGGAAGGGGCCGTACCGGGTCATTACCACCAAGGCAATTCTCGATTTTGATGAAGAAACAAAGCGCATGCGTATTCTCCGGACCTTCCCGGGGGAGACGGTAGAGAGTGTGCAGGAGGCAACGGGTTTTGAGTTGCTGGTGGCACCGGATGTCTCTACGTTTGAACCACCGACCATGGAAGAGGTTCGCATGATCCGTGAAGATATTGATCCACATCAGGCCTTTGTCAAACGAGGCTGA
- a CDS encoding CoA transferase subunit A, whose product MQKNAEMYWTGLSPDEARELLVKKDKSMRDKRMTLKEAVDTFIRDGDNVGIGGFVNIRQPIAITHEMVRHGFRDLTLSWQSAGMAPDYLAGAMMIDDSHFSIRRIEHAYWAHEAYGLSPVFRYLAEKGLLEIEDWSNYNMSARFKAGAMGLPFIPTRGPLGSDIVKTSRTKVIDCPFTNRPIALLPASNPDVAIIHVQAADKYGNCIIRGTDCTCAEIAMASAHTILTCEQLVSHELVVRNPKDVMIPFLAVDAVIEVPFGAYPGACRRHYYFNGEHIAEFHAAVNSMRKDGSPDKLKAYYDENIFGVESFEDFIASFGVKRLLADQAAESLNCERLR is encoded by the coding sequence TTGCAAAAAAACGCTGAAATGTACTGGACCGGGCTGTCCCCTGATGAGGCCAGGGAACTTCTTGTCAAAAAAGACAAGTCGATGCGAGACAAGCGAATGACCCTGAAGGAGGCGGTGGATACTTTTATCAGGGATGGTGACAACGTGGGTATAGGCGGTTTTGTGAATATTCGTCAGCCGATTGCCATTACCCATGAGATGGTTCGTCACGGTTTCAGGGATTTGACGCTCTCCTGGCAATCGGCCGGTATGGCTCCCGACTATCTTGCCGGTGCCATGATGATTGATGACAGTCATTTCTCTATCAGACGTATAGAACACGCCTACTGGGCTCATGAGGCTTACGGATTGTCCCCGGTCTTCAGGTATCTGGCGGAAAAAGGACTGTTGGAAATAGAGGACTGGAGCAATTATAACATGTCGGCCAGGTTCAAGGCCGGTGCCATGGGATTGCCCTTCATTCCCACCCGCGGCCCCCTGGGCAGTGATATTGTAAAAACAAGCCGTACGAAGGTGATTGACTGTCCTTTCACCAATCGGCCCATTGCTCTGCTGCCGGCCAGCAACCCGGATGTAGCCATTATCCATGTTCAAGCCGCTGATAAATACGGAAACTGTATTATCCGGGGGACCGACTGTACCTGCGCAGAGATTGCCATGGCTTCAGCCCATACGATTCTGACCTGTGAGCAGCTTGTCTCCCATGAGCTGGTTGTCCGAAACCCGAAAGATGTCATGATTCCATTTCTTGCGGTGGATGCTGTCATTGAAGTGCCTTTCGGTGCATATCCCGGCGCGTGCAGGAGACATTACTATTTTAACGGTGAGCATATTGCTGAATTCCACGCAGCGGTAAACAGTATGCGAAAAGATGGATCTCCTGACAAGTTAAAGGCGTATTATGATGAAAATATTTTCGGTGTGGAGAGTTTCGAGGACTTTATCGCGAGTTTCGGAGTAAAGAGGTTACTGGCGGATCAGGCGGCGGAGTCATTGAACTGTGAAAGACTCAGATGA
- a CDS encoding histidine triad nucleotide-binding protein, producing the protein MTDCLFCKIVAGDIPSDKLYEDDEILAFWDIAPQAPKHFLVIPKKHIAAPVDIEEEDDRIFGKLMRIGSQLAKEQGVGDGFRLIFNNGAKAGQVVFHIHMHVMGGRERPWPL; encoded by the coding sequence ATGACTGACTGCCTGTTCTGTAAAATTGTTGCAGGTGACATCCCTTCCGACAAACTGTATGAAGACGATGAAATCCTCGCTTTCTGGGATATTGCCCCCCAGGCTCCGAAACACTTCCTGGTGATCCCCAAAAAACATATCGCCGCCCCCGTGGATATCGAAGAGGAAGATGACAGGATCTTTGGGAAACTGATGCGCATCGGCAGCCAACTGGCGAAGGAACAGGGAGTCGGAGACGGCTTCAGACTGATCTTCAACAACGGCGCCAAGGCCGGCCAGGTAGTATTCCATATCCATATGCATGTGATGGGTGGCAGGGAGCGCCCCTGGCCGCTGTAG
- a CDS encoding DNA recombination protein RmuC, whose product MDRFFSIAGGALQAFRELPDMVLLCSLLSLVLLFFLLLSLASRAGLKKELVRTRQHSEQTEKKLQEAEEEKVRQQIKLARLITLLKNERKHNAEKLDSHFSSLTRQILEERSTQLRELNREQLETVLQPFNRQLESFKREINDIHLNDTRERSSLKNEILQLRELNQQINREAINLTRALKGDTRVQGTWGELVLERVLEQSGLRRGHEYAIQGGFRDHENRLLKPDVIIHLPGGKQIIVDSKVSLTAWEKYINADDKTAEATHLKALAKAIHDHITLLGSKDYSRLEGINSLDFVLMFMPIEAAFTTAYQHSEHLFSDALTQKIIIVSPTTLLATLRTIENIWQSERQSRNSIEIARKAGLMYDKFRGVVEEMEKIGRQLATCRTTYDSAMGKLSQGRGNLISHAEQLRNMGVRVKKEIPDSIRDHADIIYEEKSDPQTDHCEQKPKNP is encoded by the coding sequence ATGGATCGTTTTTTTTCTATTGCCGGGGGAGCACTGCAGGCTTTCCGTGAACTCCCGGATATGGTACTGCTCTGCAGTCTGCTCAGCCTTGTCCTCCTCTTCTTTCTCCTCCTTTCCCTGGCCAGCCGGGCAGGCCTGAAAAAGGAACTTGTCAGGACAAGGCAGCACTCCGAACAGACAGAGAAAAAACTGCAGGAAGCGGAAGAAGAAAAGGTCCGCCAGCAGATCAAACTGGCCAGACTGATCACCCTCCTGAAAAACGAGCGAAAACACAATGCCGAAAAGCTCGACAGCCATTTTTCCTCCCTGACCCGGCAGATTCTGGAAGAACGAAGCACCCAACTCAGGGAACTGAACAGGGAACAACTGGAGACAGTGCTTCAGCCATTCAACAGACAACTGGAATCGTTCAAACGGGAAATCAATGATATCCATCTTAATGACACCAGGGAGCGCTCCTCCCTGAAAAACGAAATCCTCCAGCTGCGGGAACTGAATCAACAGATCAATCGGGAGGCGATCAACCTGACCCGTGCCCTCAAGGGCGATACCAGGGTACAGGGCACGTGGGGCGAACTTGTCCTTGAACGGGTTCTGGAACAGTCAGGCCTACGCAGAGGACACGAATACGCGATCCAGGGCGGCTTTCGAGACCATGAAAACAGGCTGCTGAAACCGGATGTCATCATCCACCTGCCTGGAGGTAAGCAGATTATCGTAGACTCGAAAGTCTCCCTTACTGCCTGGGAAAAATATATCAACGCAGATGATAAAACTGCCGAAGCCACCCACCTGAAAGCACTGGCAAAGGCGATCCACGACCATATCACTCTCCTGGGAAGCAAGGATTACAGCAGACTTGAAGGCATCAACTCCCTGGATTTTGTCTTGATGTTCATGCCCATAGAGGCGGCCTTCACCACCGCCTACCAGCACAGTGAGCACCTGTTTTCCGATGCACTGACGCAGAAGATCATTATCGTCAGCCCCACCACCCTGCTGGCAACCCTGCGTACCATCGAAAATATCTGGCAGTCGGAGCGCCAGAGCAGAAACTCCATCGAGATAGCCAGAAAAGCAGGCCTCATGTATGATAAATTCCGGGGAGTTGTGGAGGAGATGGAAAAAATAGGCAGGCAGCTTGCCACCTGCAGAACCACTTACGACTCGGCCATGGGCAAACTGAGCCAGGGACGGGGCAATCTCATCTCCCATGCCGAACAGCTCAGAAACATGGGTGTCCGGGTAAAAAAAGAAATTCCCGACTCAATTCGCGACCACGCCGATATTATTTATGAGGAGAAAAGCGATCCTCAGACTGACCATTGCGAACAGAAACCAAAAAATCCCTGA
- a CDS encoding DUF3106 domain-containing protein produces the protein MLPADIPKRKGLFLLFIFLFFVVFLGIPKLSVAQGKAGIQSSEQEKMAQWRKMSQADREHFRTLYRKYSFLSKKEQHLLEKKLRQFKELPLKVQKIILKNSRLLSILSEEDRQSFYRLIKKYRNLPPAGREQVHNAFRKIKKLPKAKQLQLFHLLLAENRKTRPRIKKVIRDFLVSVRNGQSEDRFSPHK, from the coding sequence ATGCTGCCTGCTGATATCCCCAAAAGAAAGGGTTTATTTCTCCTGTTCATATTTCTTTTTTTTGTTGTCTTTTTGGGCATACCGAAATTGTCTGTCGCACAGGGGAAAGCAGGTATCCAATCTTCTGAACAGGAAAAGATGGCCCAATGGAGGAAAATGTCCCAGGCCGACAGGGAGCATTTTCGCACGCTGTACAGGAAATACAGTTTTCTGTCGAAAAAAGAGCAGCATCTGCTGGAGAAAAAACTCCGGCAGTTCAAGGAACTGCCGCTGAAAGTACAGAAAATTATTCTAAAGAACAGCAGGTTGCTGTCAATACTGTCCGAGGAGGACAGGCAGAGTTTTTACAGGCTGATAAAAAAATACCGTAACCTGCCACCCGCCGGAAGAGAACAGGTTCATAATGCGTTTCGAAAAATAAAAAAGCTGCCGAAGGCCAAACAGCTCCAGCTCTTTCATCTCCTGCTGGCGGAAAACAGAAAAACCAGGCCACGAATCAAAAAGGTCATCAGGGATTTTTTGGTTTCTGTTCGCAATGGTCAGTCTGAGGATCGCTTTTCTCCTCATAAATAA
- a CDS encoding RNA polymerase sigma factor produces the protein MLRVKKGDLGAFDRLITRHRNPVINTLSRIIGTTDGAEDLAQEVFLRVYRGRKSYRPKARFTTWLYRIVRNIAVNAVRDRNRQAGLISFTDNAGDGSGEILPVKGQPGPEEFAEANDLQEALKKALAALTFDQRTALVLSRLEGMTHAETAKIMGSSEGAVKMLVSRAKKRLADELREYLQES, from the coding sequence ATGCTCAGGGTAAAAAAAGGTGATCTTGGCGCCTTTGACCGCCTGATTACCCGGCATAGAAACCCGGTGATCAACACGCTTTCAAGGATTATCGGAACAACGGATGGTGCGGAAGACCTTGCCCAGGAAGTGTTTCTCCGGGTGTACCGCGGCAGAAAATCATACAGGCCAAAGGCCCGCTTTACCACCTGGTTGTATCGTATTGTCAGAAATATTGCTGTCAATGCCGTTCGTGACCGGAACCGGCAGGCCGGGCTTATCTCCTTTACTGATAATGCCGGAGATGGTTCAGGTGAAATCCTGCCGGTAAAAGGGCAGCCGGGGCCGGAAGAGTTTGCGGAGGCAAACGATCTGCAGGAGGCCTTGAAGAAGGCTCTGGCGGCTCTTACCTTTGACCAGCGCACGGCCCTTGTTCTCTCCAGGCTGGAAGGAATGACCCACGCAGAAACAGCGAAAATCATGGGGAGCAGCGAGGGTGCGGTAAAGATGCTGGTGAGCAGGGCAAAAAAGAGACTGGCAGACGAATTGAGAGAGTATCTTCAAGAGAGCTGA
- a CDS encoding EF-hand domain-containing protein, whose amino-acid sequence MKRILMTLIMAGLLTVLCFQQVRAGNVQSGVDTYNETYYGAGAFTRLAGDDGLLTEDDWINNRSAIEAKYGADFRWDRAMAFDEDGDGALSRSEARNYRDAEAKRLKAEWRKRGDRLTVQDKRWLKNHPIVAETLAANSRYLEDHPKVAKAIYSDRKWLNGHPEVAKKLYGNRKWLDSHPEVAKNLYGNRKWLNNHPDVAQAAYNNRQFLNKHPQVRKNLKNHETQLRKHPRAAEKGYRKVKNHPVKSKQIYKASSNHRGGRSKNRHGRAGRHGRNRQ is encoded by the coding sequence ATGAAACGGATTCTCATGACACTGATAATGGCGGGTCTGCTTACTGTACTGTGTTTCCAGCAGGTGCGTGCTGGAAATGTACAGTCGGGCGTTGATACCTATAATGAAACCTACTATGGAGCCGGAGCTTTTACCCGACTGGCTGGGGATGACGGTCTTTTGACCGAGGATGACTGGATAAACAACCGCTCGGCCATTGAAGCGAAGTACGGGGCCGATTTCAGGTGGGACAGGGCCATGGCCTTTGATGAGGATGGTGATGGGGCGTTAAGCAGATCGGAGGCAAGAAACTACAGGGATGCGGAGGCAAAAAGATTAAAGGCCGAATGGAGAAAAAGAGGCGACAGGCTTACAGTACAGGATAAGAGATGGTTGAAAAATCATCCGATAGTTGCAGAAACCCTGGCGGCGAACAGCCGTTATCTTGAAGATCATCCCAAGGTGGCAAAGGCCATTTATTCTGACAGAAAATGGTTGAACGGTCATCCGGAGGTTGCAAAGAAACTGTATGGAAACCGGAAATGGCTGGATAGTCATCCGGAGGTTGCAAAGAATCTGTACGGGAACCGGAAATGGCTGAACAATCACCCGGATGTGGCACAGGCCGCGTACAACAACAGGCAGTTTCTTAATAAACATCCCCAGGTACGAAAGAATTTGAAAAATCACGAGACGCAGTTGCGAAAACACCCCCGTGCGGCTGAAAAAGGTTATAGAAAAGTAAAAAACCATCCAGTGAAGTCAAAACAAATCTATAAGGCTTCCAGCAATCACAGGGGTGGCAGAAGTAAGAACCGGCATGGTCGGGCAGGAAGGCACGGTCGCAACAGGCAATGA
- a CDS encoding AMP-binding protein, with the protein MVVETDALINRHMPEKTDNTMEDNVLLHHKFIDIAKQFSRKSAIHDFATKRELTYQKALIASLLLSRIFSKLDKGFTGIMIPTSAGCILTKIGLLMSGRIPVMINYSTGAEKNAKYAQQKCDFRTIITSKALLEKIECPYVDGMIYIEDIMASVTASQKLKAALIAALPASMIKKMVHGGSENDTAVILFTSGSEKDPKAVQLTHKNILANINAVTPVFDFRSEDIFLCILPYFHVFGLTVTMWLPLCHGMKMLAYANPLDYKKICSIIRDHKATFLVGTPSFFWGYLRKSEKGDFDSLRIVMAGADKCPDSLRDGFMSKHGITVYEGYGATECSPVISANCRHANRPGSVGQPIPGISVRIENYETGEEAAPGEDGRILVKGDSVMKGYFNDFEQTSLHIRNGWYDTGDMGNIDEDGYLWHVGRLKRFVKIGGEMVSLVKIEDVLEKLLPEDAHCCVVEIPDAIKGAKIVAVVTTELEEKKILKQMAKQLPAIALPKIFLVWETLPKMGSGKIDFRSISEMAREQLTRSKLA; encoded by the coding sequence ATGGTAGTTGAAACAGACGCCCTGATAAACCGGCATATGCCGGAAAAAACCGACAACACCATGGAGGACAACGTGCTTCTGCATCACAAATTCATAGACATTGCCAAGCAATTCAGCAGGAAGTCGGCAATCCATGATTTCGCCACCAAAAGGGAGCTCACCTACCAGAAGGCGCTTATCGCCTCCCTTCTGCTCTCGAGGATTTTTTCAAAACTGGACAAGGGGTTCACAGGCATCATGATCCCCACCTCCGCCGGTTGCATTCTCACCAAAATCGGCCTTCTCATGTCCGGCAGGATTCCGGTCATGATCAACTACTCCACCGGGGCCGAAAAAAACGCGAAATATGCCCAGCAGAAATGTGATTTCAGGACCATCATCACCTCAAAAGCCCTGCTGGAAAAAATAGAATGCCCCTATGTGGACGGCATGATCTATATCGAAGACATTATGGCGTCCGTCACTGCCAGTCAGAAACTGAAGGCCGCACTCATCGCCGCCCTGCCTGCATCCATGATTAAGAAAATGGTTCACGGGGGAAGTGAGAACGATACCGCCGTCATCCTCTTCACCAGCGGCTCGGAAAAAGATCCGAAAGCGGTGCAGCTGACCCATAAGAATATCCTGGCCAACATCAACGCGGTCACTCCCGTTTTCGACTTTCGCTCCGAGGATATCTTTCTCTGCATTCTCCCCTATTTCCACGTGTTCGGGCTTACCGTCACCATGTGGCTGCCCCTTTGCCATGGCATGAAGATGCTGGCCTACGCCAACCCGTTGGACTATAAAAAGATCTGCTCCATCATCCGGGATCACAAGGCAACCTTCCTGGTGGGAACTCCCAGTTTTTTCTGGGGCTATCTGCGCAAATCTGAAAAAGGGGATTTTGATTCCCTGCGCATCGTAATGGCCGGGGCAGACAAGTGCCCTGACTCCCTGCGGGATGGTTTTATGAGTAAACACGGCATCACCGTCTATGAAGGATATGGCGCCACCGAATGCTCCCCGGTTATCTCAGCCAACTGCCGGCACGCCAATCGACCCGGCAGTGTCGGACAACCGATTCCCGGAATATCAGTGCGCATAGAGAATTATGAAACAGGAGAAGAGGCAGCTCCCGGAGAGGATGGCCGTATCCTGGTCAAGGGCGACAGCGTAATGAAAGGATATTTCAACGATTTTGAGCAGACCTCTCTTCATATCAGAAACGGCTGGTATGATACAGGTGACATGGGCAATATCGACGAAGACGGCTATCTCTGGCACGTTGGCCGACTGAAGCGATTTGTCAAGATAGGTGGGGAAATGGTCTCTCTGGTGAAGATTGAAGATGTCCTGGAAAAACTGCTGCCGGAAGATGCCCACTGCTGCGTGGTGGAAATCCCCGATGCCATCAAAGGCGCAAAAATTGTTGCGGTGGTGACAACCGAACTGGAGGAGAAAAAGATCCTCAAACAGATGGCAAAACAGCTCCCGGCCATTGCCCTGCCCAAAATCTTCCTTGTCTGGGAAACCCTGCCCAAAATGGGCAGCGGCAAGATCGATTTCAGAAGCATCTCGGAAATGGCAAGGGAACAGCTTACCCGCAGTAAACTGGCGTAG